One Bombus pascuorum chromosome 4, iyBomPasc1.1, whole genome shotgun sequence DNA segment encodes these proteins:
- the LOC132906583 gene encoding methylthioribose-1-phosphate isomerase isoform X1, protein MTLRAIKWEDGKLEILDQILLPAISRYIPVKGVEDGWKVINNMQVRGAPAIAIVGCLSLAAEIRNEEYMDKKSLRRDIEGKLNYLVSARPTAVNMKIAADELIQLANKLSKDETVNIIEMKERFIAAIEAMLEKDIADNKAIGDYGAQEILKNVSGDNFVRILTHCNTGSLATAGYGTALGVIRSLHKRHSLEHAYCSETRPYNQGARLTAYELVYEDVPATLICDDMVAALMKSRNISAVVVGADRVAANGDTANKIGTYQIAIVAKYHNVPFYVAAPRTSIDFSIPSGDHIVIEERPEREMTHINGQRIAAPGIQCWNPAFDVTPASLIKGIITEVGVYRPEDLIQLKNYESS, encoded by the exons ATGACGTTGCGTGCGATTAAATGGGAAGACGGCAAGTTGGAGATACTGGATCAGATATTGTTACCGGCAATCTCCCGATACATCCCTGTCAAAGGCGTGGAGGATGGCTGGAAAGTCATCAATAACATGCAG GTTCGAGGCGCACCAGCTATAGCTATCGTGGGCTGTTTAAGTTTAGCAGCAGAGATTAGGAACGAAGAATATATGGACAAGAAGAGTCTACGACGGGATATAGAGGGCAAATTGAATTACTTGGTCTCTGCTCGACCAACTGCtgttaatatgaaaatagCAGCAGATGAATTAATTCAGTTGGCTAATAAGCTTAGTAAAGATGAGACtgttaatataattgaaatgaaagaaag ATTTATCGCAGCCATAGAAGCCATGTTGGAAAAGGATATCGCAGATAACAAGGCCATTGGGGACTATGGAGCTCAGGAAATTCTGAAGAACGTGTCTGGGGACAACTTCGTTAGGATCTTGACGCACTGTAACACTGGCAGTCTTGCAACAGCAGGTTATGGCACAGCTTTAGGTGTTATTAGATCCCTTCATAAGAGACATAGTCTTG AACACGCATATTGCTCCGAAACAAGGCCATATAACCAAGGAGCGCGACTGACTGCGTATGAATTAGTATATGAAGATGTTCCTGCAACTTTAATTTGCGATGATATGGTGGCAGCACTGATGAAATCAAGAAATATCTCTGCAGTTGTTGTTGGTGCAGACAGGGTTGCTGCAAATGGTGATACAGCTAACAAAATTGGAACTTACCAG ATTGCCATAGTTGCTAAGTACCACAATGTTCCCTTCTATGTAGCAGCTCCACGGACTTCCATAGACTTTAGTATTCCTAGTGGTGATCATATAGTTATTGAAGAAAGGCCAGAAAGAGAAATGACGCACATAAACGGTCAACGAATCGCGGCACCCGGAATACAATGTTGGAATCCAGCCTTTGACGTAACCCCAGCTAGTCTGATTAAAGGTATCATTACGGAAGTTGGGGTATACAGACCCGAAGATCTGATACAATTGAAAAACTATGAAAGCTCATAA
- the LOC132906583 gene encoding methylthioribose-1-phosphate isomerase isoform X2, which translates to MTLRAIKWEDGKLEILDQILLPAISRYIPVKGVEDGWKVINNMQVRGAPAIAIVGCLSLAAEIRNEEYMDKKSLRRDIEGKLNYLVSARPTAVNMKIAADELIQLANKLSKDETVNIIEMKERFIAAIEAMLEKDIADNKAIGDYGAQEILKNVSGDNFVRILTHCNTGSLATAEHAYCSETRPYNQGARLTAYELVYEDVPATLICDDMVAALMKSRNISAVVVGADRVAANGDTANKIGTYQIAIVAKYHNVPFYVAAPRTSIDFSIPSGDHIVIEERPEREMTHINGQRIAAPGIQCWNPAFDVTPASLIKGIITEVGVYRPEDLIQLKNYESS; encoded by the exons ATGACGTTGCGTGCGATTAAATGGGAAGACGGCAAGTTGGAGATACTGGATCAGATATTGTTACCGGCAATCTCCCGATACATCCCTGTCAAAGGCGTGGAGGATGGCTGGAAAGTCATCAATAACATGCAG GTTCGAGGCGCACCAGCTATAGCTATCGTGGGCTGTTTAAGTTTAGCAGCAGAGATTAGGAACGAAGAATATATGGACAAGAAGAGTCTACGACGGGATATAGAGGGCAAATTGAATTACTTGGTCTCTGCTCGACCAACTGCtgttaatatgaaaatagCAGCAGATGAATTAATTCAGTTGGCTAATAAGCTTAGTAAAGATGAGACtgttaatataattgaaatgaaagaaag ATTTATCGCAGCCATAGAAGCCATGTTGGAAAAGGATATCGCAGATAACAAGGCCATTGGGGACTATGGAGCTCAGGAAATTCTGAAGAACGTGTCTGGGGACAACTTCGTTAGGATCTTGACGCACTGTAACACTGGCAGTCTTGCAACAGCAG AACACGCATATTGCTCCGAAACAAGGCCATATAACCAAGGAGCGCGACTGACTGCGTATGAATTAGTATATGAAGATGTTCCTGCAACTTTAATTTGCGATGATATGGTGGCAGCACTGATGAAATCAAGAAATATCTCTGCAGTTGTTGTTGGTGCAGACAGGGTTGCTGCAAATGGTGATACAGCTAACAAAATTGGAACTTACCAG ATTGCCATAGTTGCTAAGTACCACAATGTTCCCTTCTATGTAGCAGCTCCACGGACTTCCATAGACTTTAGTATTCCTAGTGGTGATCATATAGTTATTGAAGAAAGGCCAGAAAGAGAAATGACGCACATAAACGGTCAACGAATCGCGGCACCCGGAATACAATGTTGGAATCCAGCCTTTGACGTAACCCCAGCTAGTCTGATTAAAGGTATCATTACGGAAGTTGGGGTATACAGACCCGAAGATCTGATACAATTGAAAAACTATGAAAGCTCATAA